Proteins encoded together in one Monomorium pharaonis isolate MP-MQ-018 chromosome 8, ASM1337386v2, whole genome shotgun sequence window:
- the LOC118644169 gene encoding uncharacterized protein LOC118644169 isoform X1, with protein sequence MEDRPQHRRTWRRAARIEAVRRLNLQRISERAAQIEIANNNTNLAGNGMPQAEYPNNYVDKSNDIEEENFDLHDALVDHNIDFEENDESSDDNEYSENPDIIVEDEENMWINQINLENDLIVNDRRISAYLLRSLKIWGIGHVRGQKINELLQILSVVFPELPKDYRSLLSTPRSIPVKNIGNGQLWYKGIRSNIRSKLSKEYFAANQEIVMDVNIDGMKPFPQSHSQKEFWPILGNFANQDAPFIIAVFYGDGKPNNLNLFLEEYVAEVSDLQENGFEFNETIYPFRVRNYVLDAPARAFVKYCIGHGGTFACEKCCVRGCRYRSREIFIDMNANLRSDESYNVRENPEHHTGVSPLERIGTGMVSQLRYVRYDTLAKENIPATVFNESQKKQFKATCIKLISDNKFSPTKNLGEASSLYKIVVDDDKYSSDSVASTEQNTPFYTQQNTFLDKSKEKISRNFMSLQNTNSSESVYSGSSVEMVKMELLHELNSKLDFIMIQNQRLMKKLYPEEIALKRPNNVPSLPLQSEDDFENFEKFLQSEINFISTVDFFPCACS encoded by the exons ATGGAAGATAGACCG CAACACAGACGTACTTGGCGTCGTGCTGCTCGTATTGAAGCAGTCAGGCGATTGAATCTTCAACGTATCTCAGAAAGAGCTGCACAAATAGAAATTGCTAATAATAACACGAATCTCGCAGGCAATGGCATGCCGCAGGCAGAATACCCCAATAATTATGTCGATAAGAGTAATGACATTGAAGAAGAAAATTTCGATCTGCACGATGCATTGGTGGATCACAACAttgattttgaagaaaatgacGAGTCAAGTGATGACAATGAGTATAGTGAGAATCCAGACATTATAGTAGAAGATGAGGAAAATATGTGGATCAATCAAATTAATCTTGAAAACGATCTCATTGTAAATGATAGACGAATTAGTGCGTATTTGTTGAGGAGTCTTAAGATATGGGGAATAGGACATGTAAGGGGACAGAAAATTAATGAGTTATTACAAATCCTAAGCGTTGTCTTCCCAGAACTTCCAAAGGACTACAGATCTCTTCTAAGTACTCCTCGAAGCATAcctgtgaaaaatattggaaatggACAATTGTGGTACAAGGGTATCAGATCCAATATTCGATCAAAATTGTCAAAGGAATATTTTGCTGCTAATCAAGAAATTGTGATGGATGTCAATATTGATGGAATGAAACCCTTTCCGCAGAGTCattctcaaaaagaattttggCCTATTTTGGGGAATTTTGCCAATCAGGATGCACCATTTATTATAGCAGTATTTTATGGTGACGGCAAACCTAATAACTTGAATCTATTTCTGGAAGAATATGTTGCAGAAGTGTCTGATCTTCAAGAAAATGGTTTTGAATTTAATGAGACTATTTATCCGTTTAGAGTAAGAAATTATGTTCTGGACGCCCCTGCTCGAGCTTTCGTCAAATACTGCATCGGGCATGGTGGAACTTTTGCCTGTGAAAAGTGTTGCGTCAGAGGTTGCAGGTATAGAAGTCgcgaaatttttattgatatgaaTGCCAATCTTAGATCTGACGAATCATATAATGTCAGAGAAAACCCTGAACATCACACTGGTGTGTCACCATTAGAAAGGATTGGAACTGGAATGGTCTCCCAATTACGATACGTACGATATGATACGTTGGCGAAGGAAAATATTCCTGCAACGGTATTCAATGAATCACAAAAGAAGCAATTTAAAGCAACTTGTATCAAATTGATAAGTGATAATAAATTCAGTCCAACGAAAAACCTTGGTGAAGCatcttctttatataaaattgtcgtAGATGATGATAAGTATTCATCAGATTCAGTCGCATCAACAGAACAGAATACTCCGTTTTATACCCAACAGAATACATTTTTGGATAAATCAAAGgagaaaatttcaagaaatttcaTGTCGTTACAGAACA CCAATTCATCCGAATCAGTATATTCGGGATCCAGTGTCGAAATGGTGAAAATGGAATTACTCCATGAATTGAACAGTAAGCTGGATTTTATCATGATTCAAAATCAGCGACTCATGAAGAAGCTATATCCGGAAGAAATTGCGCTCAAGAGACCTAATAATGTTCCATCTCTCCCACTCCAATCTGAGGatgatttcgaaaatttcgaaaaattcttgcaaagtgaaattaatttcatcagcaca gtGGATTTTTTTCCATGCGCTTGTTCTTGA
- the LOC118644169 gene encoding uncharacterized protein LOC118644169 isoform X2: MPQAEYPNNYVDKSNDIEEENFDLHDALVDHNIDFEENDESSDDNEYSENPDIIVEDEENMWINQINLENDLIVNDRRISAYLLRSLKIWGIGHVRGQKINELLQILSVVFPELPKDYRSLLSTPRSIPVKNIGNGQLWYKGIRSNIRSKLSKEYFAANQEIVMDVNIDGMKPFPQSHSQKEFWPILGNFANQDAPFIIAVFYGDGKPNNLNLFLEEYVAEVSDLQENGFEFNETIYPFRVRNYVLDAPARAFVKYCIGHGGTFACEKCCVRGCRYRSREIFIDMNANLRSDESYNVRENPEHHTGVSPLERIGTGMVSQLRYVRYDTLAKENIPATVFNESQKKQFKATCIKLISDNKFSPTKNLGEASSLYKIVVDDDKYSSDSVASTEQNTPFYTQQNTFLDKSKEKISRNFMSLQNTNSSESVYSGSSVEMVKMELLHELNSKLDFIMIQNQRLMKKLYPEEIALKRPNNVPSLPLQSEDDFENFEKFLQSEINFISTVDFFPCACS, from the exons ATGCCGCAGGCAGAATACCCCAATAATTATGTCGATAAGAGTAATGACATTGAAGAAGAAAATTTCGATCTGCACGATGCATTGGTGGATCACAACAttgattttgaagaaaatgacGAGTCAAGTGATGACAATGAGTATAGTGAGAATCCAGACATTATAGTAGAAGATGAGGAAAATATGTGGATCAATCAAATTAATCTTGAAAACGATCTCATTGTAAATGATAGACGAATTAGTGCGTATTTGTTGAGGAGTCTTAAGATATGGGGAATAGGACATGTAAGGGGACAGAAAATTAATGAGTTATTACAAATCCTAAGCGTTGTCTTCCCAGAACTTCCAAAGGACTACAGATCTCTTCTAAGTACTCCTCGAAGCATAcctgtgaaaaatattggaaatggACAATTGTGGTACAAGGGTATCAGATCCAATATTCGATCAAAATTGTCAAAGGAATATTTTGCTGCTAATCAAGAAATTGTGATGGATGTCAATATTGATGGAATGAAACCCTTTCCGCAGAGTCattctcaaaaagaattttggCCTATTTTGGGGAATTTTGCCAATCAGGATGCACCATTTATTATAGCAGTATTTTATGGTGACGGCAAACCTAATAACTTGAATCTATTTCTGGAAGAATATGTTGCAGAAGTGTCTGATCTTCAAGAAAATGGTTTTGAATTTAATGAGACTATTTATCCGTTTAGAGTAAGAAATTATGTTCTGGACGCCCCTGCTCGAGCTTTCGTCAAATACTGCATCGGGCATGGTGGAACTTTTGCCTGTGAAAAGTGTTGCGTCAGAGGTTGCAGGTATAGAAGTCgcgaaatttttattgatatgaaTGCCAATCTTAGATCTGACGAATCATATAATGTCAGAGAAAACCCTGAACATCACACTGGTGTGTCACCATTAGAAAGGATTGGAACTGGAATGGTCTCCCAATTACGATACGTACGATATGATACGTTGGCGAAGGAAAATATTCCTGCAACGGTATTCAATGAATCACAAAAGAAGCAATTTAAAGCAACTTGTATCAAATTGATAAGTGATAATAAATTCAGTCCAACGAAAAACCTTGGTGAAGCatcttctttatataaaattgtcgtAGATGATGATAAGTATTCATCAGATTCAGTCGCATCAACAGAACAGAATACTCCGTTTTATACCCAACAGAATACATTTTTGGATAAATCAAAGgagaaaatttcaagaaatttcaTGTCGTTACAGAACA CCAATTCATCCGAATCAGTATATTCGGGATCCAGTGTCGAAATGGTGAAAATGGAATTACTCCATGAATTGAACAGTAAGCTGGATTTTATCATGATTCAAAATCAGCGACTCATGAAGAAGCTATATCCGGAAGAAATTGCGCTCAAGAGACCTAATAATGTTCCATCTCTCCCACTCCAATCTGAGGatgatttcgaaaatttcgaaaaattcttgcaaagtgaaattaatttcatcagcaca gtGGATTTTTTTCCATGCGCTTGTTCTTGA